DNA sequence from the Corvus hawaiiensis isolate bCorHaw1 chromosome 6, bCorHaw1.pri.cur, whole genome shotgun sequence genome:
GCTTTTGTTGTCAACCATCAGGTCAGAAAAACTGTACCTCAGTTAATTCAcctgaagaaagcagaagacaTGAAATAATCCACTACACTGCCTTTGCTCTATTGggccagagagagaaaaaagaaagtaaaaaacccaAGGTTTATTTTAACTCATGAAATGATTAGGTAAGACCAAAACTACTAAACTGCCTGTATGTATAatagaaaaaggggaaaaaacaaagctgCAGTTATTGATGGAAAAGATGGATAATAACTAAATTCCACTGATAAGGGTGTTTTCATTAGTCTGTCTGTTCTTACCCCTCTTGGCACTAGAGCAGATTGACAGTAGGTTGTTTGAATTAATGTAAGCAAGATGATATCAGTAATGTTGCCAGTTTAGCACTTAGCCACCTTAAGAATAAAATCAGCACTGTCATTGGAAAATGGAAGTGACCCCGATGGGTGCACAGAAAACTCTCAGTTCTTAGATTCCTTCTTTGATGTTTTCCAGATTAGTTCTAGGTGGATTTAAATTGGTCTCATTAGCAGGGACTAATTTATTTATAGTTGAAGAATGTCTTACAAATTACGTGCTTcatcactgtggagagaaattGTTGGTAAACAaacttaaaaagagaaagagtgGAAAATATCTCTTTTAAAGGTGTTTTAACTTTACTTGAACATCTGTAAGATTAGCTGCCTTTCTTGGGGGAAGGTGTTTGTTAAACTATTTGTAAACTATTTGTAAACTATTACTTTTTGACACCTATAGAAAATTCTGTATTCATGCCACAAAATGGGTTCAGATGATGTCTTACCCTGGCAGAAGTTGCTCAGCTATTTGACTATGTTTGGCTCCAGGCTGAAAAtactctttaaaagaaaaatttgtatGAAGTTATTCAGACTTCTCAACCTTTAGTATTATATAGAGTGATTATTGATTTATTcgtttatttatttgttttaaaaatgacttGGTGTAACACTGCAgtgaattacattttttagtGTGTCATTATTACAATGTACATACTCCATTAGTAAGCACATTTATGCATTAGCATTTTTTTTATCTGTAGCAGTTATACTCTACTGTGAGTTTCCTCTGGATGCATATCTAACTGTAAAAAGACCCCCCTTTTCACTTCTATCCTGCATTTCATGTGTTACTGTTCATTAAGTAATTCTTTTTCTGAGTCCTGCTTTTGTGCTCTTTTCAGCAGCTCTAAAAATGCTATGCCTGATTCACCATTGCTTTCTGCCTTCATTTGtaccctcagctgctctgcttttgtgTGAGTGACAAAGGTGCACAGTAACCATGAGTCAGGCCTCTTACAGATCTTCTCATTAACATTGTTAccatttttacttaaaaaaaccgACAACCTTTGGCTGAGTTTATCACCCATGAACAAGGGGATGTCCTGAACATTTGGTACTGAATTGCAGGCCATTcattttgttcctgtttctcTCATGAGACAAGACAATTCTGACATgtactgaaatgcattttaattttgctcTGTGGGAACTGGAGGAAGGATTACTGGGCATAACTTTGATGCTTGGTAGCTCTAAATTACTTTTTGTCCAAGGATTCCCAAGTTGTCTCCTAACTCACTGTAGCAAGGTTTCTGACACTTCATTTTTGCATATCAGGAAAATGAAGCATTTAGTAGAAGTAAACAAGTCACGTTGGTCAAGCTAGAAAATAAACATCAATTTGGTTAAGACCTCATTCTCAATGATAAAAGGCAAGGGTGCCAATCTAGGACACTCTGTAACATCCATGTGATCAGTTCTTTTCCCTTCACCACTCATACAATAAGTCTGAAATCCTGCCATTGTGAATGTGTGTCCATAACTCTTAAAGAAGATAGATCATTCTTTGGTATTTTAGCAAAATACTCAAAATAGCTCtttggaaaaagaggaaataagaaGTTAATTTgggttttatatttttgtgttgtttttcccCTTGGTACTTGGAAGTTTCTTCCATGTCTTATATTTGGCATTATGTTACTAATCTTACTGGACTATTTCTATTCATCCAGACACAGAaaacagtgcacacacacagagagacaaaaaaaaagccctaagtGTAGGAATCATCTTAAACAGTATCAGAATTAAAAGTATCTATGAAACATGACATTTATGCTGCTGCCTGGTTCTGAATGCATCTCAGATCAGAGGAGTACTTAACGAGGGTCTGACACTGCACGTCTAAAAGAAATGCTCATGTTTTTGGGGAAGCACAGTATTGCTCACAAGCTGGTTAGATATTCACCAGTCAGGTAATATCCCTTCTGTATATTACAAAGATAACTTCTGAGATCTTATTTCCTGTCTAGGCAATGCCTTAATCTGAAATGAGATCTCATTTCTGGGTTAAGGGAGATGCTTGATTTGGAAAACTAATTTGCAAATATGACTTACAGTGACCTCCACGTTGCTTTTCCAGGATAAATAGAGAATTTACACTGCCACTGAAATTAATCCACAGTAAGATTTCTAGTAATTTACAGGTTTTTCATGAAACTTTATTGGATGTTGAGTTTATTCACAGCAgacaaaatctgaaataaatctgCCAGAGTCAATTGTGTTAATCCAGGCTTGCATTAATATTAATAGAAACAAAATCTAAGTATACATTAAATATATTGAGAGTTTTTATGATTTAGGAGTGTAAAATATTACAATTACACTcggaatatttttattcagtttatAGCAGCCAGTAACACATACTCTTTGTTCAAGAGCTTTCCAGTGTGGATTTACATAGGTAATTTTTTCTCAGGCTGTTTGGTATTTGACATAAATCCTTTATTTCTGGAGTAAACCAATAATATAGTTTTCTATTTTTGAAAAGGAGATTTAACCTTCATGTTTGTGAATGAAAGCTGGAAATCCTGAGTCTAGAAAAGCCAAAGCATGAATTATTGCTACATAAAATTGCAGCTTTTCAGTGGGAGGAAAAgggctttattttcattttaatcttgGTCCTGTTTGTTGAATGCTTGGTGCTGGTGAGGCAGTGTGGGTGTACACACACACGTGGAGGTGTCAATGTGCACTTTTTCTTACACATTGAACCTGAACTGGAGTGTATTGGTGCCCTTCAGGAGTGTTTTTACAGGTGGTGTTTGTGGTAGATTAGTCACTGCCTGGTGCATGGAAAATGGGAATCATGATAATCTGGGGCCAGACATGGAAGTTTACTATTACTTGGGCAGGACTCTCACTAAGAGGGAGAGAGACGGTTGTATTCCACCTAACAAACtcaaaaaggcagaaagagaaTAGCAGGTGACACCAGCATAATCAGCATGTCATTCACAAAGTATACAGCTCCAGAAATCCActcaaacattttctttcctgttatttcctttttctagaAAAAGCAAGTGAGTCAAACAAAGATCCGGGTGATCTCCACCATTGTCTTCATCCTGGCAGGCTGCATTGTCTTTGTGACCATTCCTGCATTTATCTTCAAATACATCGAGGGATGGACAGCCTTGGAGTCCATCTACTTCGTAGTTGTTACTCTGACCACTGTTGGCTTCGGTGACTTTGTAGCAGGTGAGCAGCTTTGAGTCAATGTGCACAAGGGCCTTGGCTCTtagcatttgttttctgttgcagAGAGGAGGCTCTTCACAATGGGTTATATTCCAGTTAAATGATGCCAGGTGTTTCTGTTGGGATTAGTGTGCAGTAGGACACCAGGTTGATTTAAGGTCCAGGTGCCTTGCCATTTGTAGATTGCAAGCCTTCAGCAATGTAAATAATGGGAGCCTGCAAAGTCGTGATTATCCTTTATTGTGCAATGAATTATGCAAAAGTCAAATTACTTTCCCATTGAATTAAAGATTTGTATTAGTCCATTAGTGCTCAGTCTGAAGCTGACTGCAGAAGCAAGTAGCCCAAATGATGAATGGAGGACTGAGCCATAGGTCTGTAGAATTCTCTGGTCAGATACAGTAGTGAGCCGCTACTACAGGagctgcagcatttcagaaCCTGCATTTTGTTTCCTAACCTTGGCAGAAATTTTGACATTGCAGTTGCCCTGTTAAGGAAAACTCTTGTAGGAGAGAAGGACTAATGAGGTATGTATCTCAGTGCTTGGAAGAGACTCTCTAAGATTAATACAGTACCAGCAAGAACTATAAATATCTACCCATATACAGTTTCCAAAGAGGGAGTTGAGATAGTTGGCTGGAGAGATGagagatacatttttttttcacacaacTGCTTCGATAACAAAAACGTGGTTAAAATACGTGGACTTTCTTCCATCAGTGCATGACCTCTACTCCTTATTCCTGTTAGTGGTCCTAATTAAATGCATTAAGTTGCCTGTGTTAAAAACAGTCAAATTGTGCTTCTTAGTCCCTATAAAAAGAATGAATTAAAAACaccaaataaaatcacaaaattttCTTTGCTCAAGTAGTGTAGACAAGTCTTTTTGTAGAGAAGACTCTAATCCTCCTTTTTTATGACATACTGGCATAGAAGACATGAAttattgaggaaaaaataaagtcacTGAACAAAGAAAGAcccagatattaaaaaaaaccagttttacGAGCATTCAGGTACAGAAGTGATTGTGTGACCTTTGTCCATTTTAACCACTTACATGTCTAGAGGAACACTCTACTGATATTCTTTGGGGTATCACagtatgaaatgaaaatattttacagtatttttcttaataatacCACACCAGTATTGTTTAATAATATAATAGTAAAAAAGCTCTGAATATTAAATTGTTCTATATGCACATGATTAGGAGAATATAATCCACAGCTGGGTGGCTACTAACAAGCAGgatttttcaaaaatcaaaTGGAAGACTCTGAATAAGAAAACTTCAGAGGCATTTTCATGATAAGAGTTTAAGGCAGGTGATCACCAGGAGATTTGGgctttatttctggttttgagaGATATTTTCTGccccttttattttctgtcactttAATCTCTCAGTATCTCTGTTCCTTCAACATCAAATCAAAAATACTGTATCTTAATGGGTAAAACAGCATCAATGCAGCTATGCTGGCTTATTCCACCTAGAACAAATCCCAGCTCTTGGGAAACTGGGAGGTTTTTGTACTACTGTTGGAAATAAAATTGTGCATGGAGCCTGAAAAAAACTCTGTTTTTTCAGGCTCCATGCACAATTTTTATCTGATAGGCTGAAAAAAGTGGTCTCACACTTTCTCAGTCACCTGATTACTCTGCAAGATAGATCTAGACAATCTGTTTCCTAGTGAGCTTCCTCTGGGACACATATGATCAGGAGAGGCTTCTTGTACCATAGCAACAGCAGTCCCTGCCTCCCATTGTTTCAGACTCttaaaagactggaaaaaaagagtgtGATTCATGCAGTCTATGGGGAGAGATTAACATCAAAACCAATATTTGGGTCCCTGCCAATTCTCAAATGTCTGACCTTCCACGAGGGTGTTCAAACACTGTAACTACACTCATATTGAGTCTTGATAAAATTAAAGAGTGGTAGAAATGTCTCAGATTGCGAAAAACAAAGGCGAAAATGCTGAactgtattttgattttaacaGGGGGAAACTCTAAAATCTCTCTTCAGTCATACAGAGGTGTAGGTGTCTAGCTCTTGTCTAACCAAGGCTGGAGTCCAGGAAATATGCAGACCCCTGCCTGAGTCTCCTGGTAGGCTTGCTCTTCAGGCAGGGATTTACACAGGTACCACCAAGGTGGTGTTCACGTACACTGAGGGATATGGTGGTGCCCATGGGGCTCTGCAGACTCTGCTGCTCACTCTCTTCTGCTTAGGGCTGTGCCTGCCTCTCACTGGCTCTCATTTTGCAGTGCACATAGCACTGTGATGGGACTGAGAGTCTCAAAAGTGAGGTTGTGGttgctttcttttgtaaaaaaatttctgtattttactcTGTAGTAGGCAGCAACCTGGCTGCTACTGCACTTATTTGAGGCTCTTCGTAGTGCAGTGGGTTTGCCAAATGTCTCACATTCTTGCTTTGCCAGCTCATCCTGAGACTTGCATGAAGACTAATGTAGGATATTTGTTGCTTGGTTTGATCCATATCTCCTATGAAGTCACAGGCCAGAGAAGGCGTGTTATCCAAGCAGACTGTATAGCCTTATTTTCAGGGCTAATGCATGGTTGGCTTCCTGTCAGATACCCTGATTTGGAAGACAAAGcgatgtttcttttttctgcacGTGTCTCTCAGTCATGTagctaaaaccaaaaaaatctggaaaCTCTATAACCTCACGGGGTTGATCTGTAAATTTTCTCACCTAAGAGGCTGCAGGCAGTTCATAATATGGAAGATTAGTGGTATTAAACTTTTTTCTCGGACATGTGTTTGTGGTGTTGCAAGTACTATCAAAGTAGAATTTCAGTGTTGCTTCAGTGTACGAGCAatacaaaggaaagcatttACTGGGTGCTCTGGCAGGTCACATAGCAACAGAACAACAGGTAATTTTGAAGACTTTTAATTGAAAACAGATGGGGTTTTAATCTAAAAGGGTGTCAGATGGGGTTCCTCCCATCTGATGGGCTTCTTGTCTTATTATCAGAACTACAGTGCTGTTGACGAGTTAAGAAATACTTTTAGGCATTTCTCAGAATTGCAGATACTTTGTAATAATTTTGGCACCTCATAATTCGTAAGCATAAGTATATGCTTATTTCAGGAGGAAATGCTGACATCAAATATATGGAGTGGTATAAACCCTTAGTGTGGTTCTGGATCCTTGTTGGCCTTGCCTACTTTGCTGCCGTCCTGAGTATGATTGGAGACTGGTTAAGAGTCCTGTCCAAGAAGACACAAGAAGAGGTATGACTAGTAATTTCTCAGTGGTTTGTCATTTTACAAGAGAGATTTAAGTGCCTGATTCCTGCTTGTCTAAATAAGGGTGCTGCTCTGCATGACCAATGTTCAATATTCCTTGTGGTTTACTTCACTGTCTCCCTTTGGTATACAGTTAGCTCTAATCTTTAGCTCCTTCACAAAGGAAGGGATAAAAACAACTGAAGCAACCAAGGTTGTTACACCTCTGTCAGTACTCAAAAATACATAGAACACATCAGTAGGATTGCAATTATGGAATGAGATGCCAGCCTTTACTCTGAAACTAGCTTTGAAATTGTACTAAAAATTTCAGTGTTCTCTCCTTAAAAATGAAGagattttcctgtcttttcctaTGCCAGGGAATATGGTTCTGAATATAAGTTTAGATTCAGGTCCCTACTCTGTGtactctgtttttaaaagttgaaGAAACTGAGTAGTCAGCATCAAGGAGAGCATGACTAAATTCACTCAGAACATGCTCTCCGTGATTCAAAGAGGATACTGCTAATGCTTCACTCAATTAAGTGTGGAAAATAGAAAGGGAGTTTCCATGACTCTAGAGCTGAAGCCTGTGGTGGAGGATGTTAGTAATATCATTTCAAATTTTAAGGCAATCTCTGTATTACTAGCAAAGCTTACCTGGCAGGGTTAACCAAAGAGCAGGAAAGACAAAGTTTGGCAGGGGCATAGTGCTGTTTCTAATTTTTGAGGGCATCTACAGCACCCAAGGCCTGGTGCACCCCCATGCATCTCCATTAATAAAGGGGACTGCAGAAGGTTTGGCTATTGCGTTGATCATCATCAGGCACCCAGAGCTGGGAATCTGGTCTCCCACATGGATGCAAGATGCCTTCTGCCACAGTGCTAAATGGACACCTGTGCATCGGGCCTGCAGGAAAAAAGATAACTCCTTGTGGGTTACTGGATGCAAAAACTTGAgttcaggctgcagcagcacaaaccaTTGACCGTGGTGGGCTCCTGCAGACACTGTACTCCTGAATCTGTTCTCCTTTAGCTGAAGTTTGAAAAAGGCCTGTTTTAACTACAATGTTGCTTGGTCATTTATCTTGGTGTTTCTCATTTTGGAAGGCTTATATATTCAATACAGCCGTCACTTGGTGCTTTATTCTTAGCCATTATTCCAGCCTCCAGTGAAAAGGAGTAAAACAGAGAAAGACAGTAGGACATTCAAGGATATGCTCATAGTGCCCACACAGAATGTGTGCTGAAAACTCCTCCAGATGGCTTGACAGTGTGGTATTTGGACAGTTGTGGAATGGAAACCTCCATTAAAGACAGCTACATTTGTCCCTGAGAATGAACCCTAGACTGGAGGAATCAGAGGGCCACTTGAAATTATCTAACGCGTATTTAACATTAACTGCTCTGTGACTCTGTGGCCCTGAATAGAACCTTCAGTGGGACTAAACAGCTGCATCCATGAGCAGTAAAGGAAAACACATTACTGTACTGCTGCCCTGGTTGTTGTGCTGTTCCAAAGCATACTGGTTTAACTGTATGTGATTAACTTTGCCCACTCTTGACCATCTACTGCTGACATTATGAGTCAGGAATTTTGTTCTTAATCAAGGATGGATTAGCATGAACCTGTCCCATCATGTAACACAGCTATAAGATGTGTGGGGTGGTAAAGTGACACAGGCAGATGAGTTCTATGTCACGTAAGATCAGTTGGTATGTTTAGAGTTTGCCCAGTGTAACCGCTTTGCTACTGGAGCTTGGGTCCAGATGGATGCAGTGGAGATGGGACCACTCCCCAGTTTCATGCCAGAGAAGAAACTGCTTGTGCTGCTGTTCTACAGgaaagattttgctttttttttttttaattaatttctctttcctcatGTTGTAAAGGTTGGAGAAATAAAAGCTCATGCAGCAGAGTGGAAAGCAAATGTGACAGCTGAGTTCAGAGAGACACGGAGGCGGCTCAGCGTGGAGATCCATGACAAACTTCAACGGGCAGCCACCATCCGGAGCATGGAGCGCAGGCGCCTGGGCCTGGACCAGCGAGCCCACTCCTTAGACATGCTCTCTCCAGAGAAGCGCTCTGTCTTTGCTACCTTGGAAACAGGACGCTTCAAGGCCTCCTCTCAGGAAAGCATCAACAACAGGCCTAACAACCTGCGCCTTAAAGGGTCAGATAAGCTCAACAAGCATGGGCAGGGGGCATCCGAGGACAACATCATTAACAAGTTTGGATCATCTGCCAAGATgaccaaaaggaaaaacaaagaccTCAAAAAGACCATGCCTGAGGATATGCATAAAATTTATGAGACCTTCAGAAACTATTCCttggatgaagaaaaaaaggaagaggagacaGAGAAGGTGTGTAATTCCAAGAACTCTTCTAGCACTTCAGTCCTGACCAAGTGTATCCAGCAGCACTCAGACCTGGAAAATGGAGTGATTCCCAATGAAGCCAAAGAAAGGGAGCATAAAAACAAAGTGTTACTTTAAGACAAAAGTTAAATGTAGAAGATGCTTGACTTGAATGAACAATGTTGGTggttttatatacatatatattgaGACACGTGCCTTATACAGACTCCTTACTCAGTCTGAATTATATAGCATCGAAGAATATTTCACTGTGCCATAAAGACTCAAGCTTGCTCTGCCAAAACAAATCAggaacacagcactgcagaatgGCAACAGAAAGCTACGCACATGGAAATTTCAGCCTGTATAAGATTACCAGGGCAAGACACAAAGGAAGGGATTGAACCATGGCAGTATCACCAGAATGCTCCTACCATGGTGTGCTATTAGACAAAGGGCAGCTATGCAAGAAGAGCCTATGAAAGGGATGAAAAACAGTGTATCTTTGTCATGGAGTATGCATCCATAAAGCCTTCCCCTGGTGattaaaaagaggagaaatgagTGGAGAGAACTAGAAACCTTCAGTAAGGCTTAGTTTACGTTTTGGCACGTGATCCaagctagattttttttttttccgtatTTTTGAGTCAGATGCATTACCTTTTctaaatgccaaaagaatgtcCATGGACACCGCCAGCACCTGGGTGCTGGTTTGAAAATCAACACAGACATAAGTAAGGATTGGATTgctcttttcattaaaaaaaaaaaaaaagaaaaaaaagaaaaaactctgtGGGTATTTATCTtaagcagtgaaaaaaaaaagaaaaaagaaaagaaacaaatggatttttttttctcatgtagGAAAATTCAATGTAAAGTCACAGCAAGAAAGTGCATATGAAGAAAATACAACATCTCATGATATtgtttaaaagaagagaaacatcAATTTAATATTTGGCTAGATGTATAAAACAGTGGgccaactttttttctttttttttaataatttctcatTCACACTTTCTACCACTGGAACAAACCCCCTTCTATTTAATGCTGTAAGACTATAAGGACAGAAGGGAAGCTATAGCTTTTGCGTGTCAGCAAACTGCTGTTCTCTAGCTgaatctgaatttttaaaaatagacataAGAGCTTACATGTGATTCAAATGAGGGCTCCCATAGAATCTCAGGGCTCTCTGCCCCCttttgctgggtttggtttAGACATAAGCTGCTGTCataatctcagaaaaaaaaagaaatttaggaagaaaaatattgtggTAATCTTTTAAGTGCTTGTAGCTTTAAGTGCCATTAATGCTATCATattttgtaactttttaaaCAAGTATTTGGAATTATTTGGTTTATTTCCTTTCAGGTACTATCTGTGTTGGACATTTGATATTCCTTTTATTGCTAAAAAGTAAACATGAGCTCTCTGCATTTCTAGAGTAAAGTGAAATG
Encoded proteins:
- the KCNK10 gene encoding potassium channel subfamily K member 10, whose protein sequence is MKFPIETPRKQVNWDPQVAVPSPVPACEPEPKTNGHHPSPQRSISPRATVVAAMKAPSQGRQKVMNWRTVVAIFIVVVVYLVAGGLVFRALEQPFESRQKNTIASEKADFLREHVCVTELELETLIQHAVEADNAGVSPIGNSSNNSSHWDLGGAFFFAGTVITTIGYGKMAPSTVGGKVFCILYALFGIPLFGFLLAGIGDQLGTIFGKGIARVEKVFRKKQVSQTKIRVISTIVFILAGCIVFVTIPAFIFKYIEGWTALESIYFVVVTLTTVGFGDFVAGGNADIKYMEWYKPLVWFWILVGLAYFAAVLSMIGDWLRVLSKKTQEEVGEIKAHAAEWKANVTAEFRETRRRLSVEIHDKLQRAATIRSMERRRLGLDQRAHSLDMLSPEKRSVFATLETGRFKASSQESINNRPNNLRLKGSDKLNKHGQGASEDNIINKFGSSAKMTKRKNKDLKKTMPEDMHKIYETFRNYSLDEEKKEEETEKVCNSKNSSSTSVLTKCIQQHSDLENGVIPNEAKEREHKNKVLL